From the genome of Nicotiana sylvestris chromosome 2, ASM39365v2, whole genome shotgun sequence, one region includes:
- the LOC138885563 gene encoding uncharacterized protein, which translates to MTWNIRGLNKSYNQREFKKFLLTNKVDMIACLETRVKQQRSKVIQRKMGDDWQFKDNYAYAPNGRIWIGWKIANVQVTVLDGSDQLIHCLVKDNNSSFTSYITFVYGLHNVQHRIPLWRNLRNMISNGLWLIIGDFNSVLHLDDIVNGTPVHQTEMTDFQSYLDDIGVGQITKKRVQILMEQ; encoded by the coding sequence ATGACCTGGAATATAAGAGGACTGAATAAGTCTTATAACCAACGAGAATTCAAAAAGTTCTTGTTGACGAATAAGGTAGATATGATAGCTTGTCTAGAGACTAGAGTTAAACAACAAAGATCAAAAGTAATTCAGAGGAAGATGGGTGATGATTGGCAGTTCAAAGATAACTATGCTTATGCACCTAATGGTAGAATCTGGATAGGTTGGAAAATAGCAAATGTTCAAGTAACAGTACTGGATGGCTCAGATCAGCTGATACACTGCCTAGTTAAGGATAACAATTCATCCTTTACCAGCTACATAACCTTTGTATATGGATTACATAATGTTCAACACAGAATTCCACTCTGGAGAAACTTGAGGAATATGATAAGTAATGGACTTTGGCTTATAATAGGAGATTTTAATAGTGTGCTACATCTGGATGACATAGTGAATGGAACTCCAGTTCATCAAACAGAAATGACTGACTTTCAAAGCTATCTTGATGATATTGGAGTGGGACAAATCACAAAAAAGAGGGTGCAAATTCTCATGGAGCAATAA